The Macaca mulatta isolate MMU2019108-1 chromosome 19, T2T-MMU8v2.0, whole genome shotgun sequence sequence gcccgccatcacgcccagctaatttttgtatctttagtagagacgaggtttcaccatgttggccaggctgctttcgaactcctggcctcacgtgatctgcctgactcggtctcacaaaatcctgggattacagacgtgagcctccACACCTAGCCCACTTAGTCTTACTGACAAAACCAGAACGTAGAGTCTCCCGGGGCAGGCAATACCAGGTTTCAGGGTCTCCTGCCTCAAAGCCCAGTGGGAATTGTGGTTGTAGGACTGGTGCTGTCCAGCCACACAGCAGCTGTGGTAGGTTGGGCGCTGGCCCCAACACCCCTATGGAGGGGGCCCGTCATGACTGCTGGGTCCCTCTCCTATAGCGGGGGATCCACTTCTCCATCGTCTCTCCCCGGAAGCTGCCTGCACTTCGGCTTCTGTTTGAGAAGGCAGCCCCCCCGGCCTTGCTAGAGCCGCTGCAGCCTCCGACAGATGTGAGCCAGGACCCAAGGCACATGGTGCTGGTTCGGGGGCTCGTGCTGCCCGGTGAGGCCTGGGCACCGCGCGCGGGGATCGGGGGCTCAACGTGTTTCCCAGCTCCCTCTGACTTGGATTTTGGAtttctctcccctttctccaTCTTGAATCCCTTCTTTCCGGGGTTGGCCATCCCTCCTGCTCTCAGTTGGGGGTGGCTCTGCCCCAGGCCCCCTCCAGCCAAAGCAGCCAGTCCCCCTGCCTCCTGCCGCACCCTCCGGTGCCACTCTCTCAGCAGCTCCccagcagcctctgccccccGTCCCCCCGCAGTACCAGGTATGGATGTTTCCAGGAAGGGACATGCTTCTGGGGACTTGCTGGAGCCCTGGCCCCTGGGGAGAGATCTAGTTGCATGTTGGAGCTTGTGGGATGATGGGAGTCCCATGGGACATTGGGAGGGTGGGACTCCTGGGGCCATGGAAGCTCATCTGCTAGGTGATGGGTGTCGTGAGCTTCTGAGCTCTCCCAGCTGGGGCAGCTGTGCCTTGTGGGGCCGTGGGTGGTGTGACCTCGTGGGACACCAGGATTGGAGGGCCATGGTCCTCACCAgtccctttccttcttcccttctacCCACAGGTTCCTGGGAACCTGAGTGCAGCTCAGGTGGCCGCCCAGAATGCAGTGGAGGCCGCCAAGAACCAGAAGGCTGGGCTGGGCCCTCGCTGTGAGTCCTGGGGCGAGAATGAAGGGGCGGGCAGGGGCCAGGCAGGCCTCCCTCCACACACTTGTTCCTCACTTCTTCCCTTGGTCTCTCCCACAGTCTCGCCCATCACCCCTCTCCAGCAAGCTGCTCCCGGAGTGGGTCCCCCCTTCAGCCAGGCCCCAGCTCCCCAACTACCCCCAGGACCCCCTGGTGCCCCCAAGCCACCACCTGCTTCCCAGCCCAGTCTGGTCTCCACCGTGGCCCCTGGCTCCGGTCTGGCTCCCACAGCGCAGCCCGGGGCACCGTCCATGGTAGGTGCCTGCACACCTCCTGCCCCCACTCCTTCCTCCTGCTGCCCACAGCTAGGACAGTTAGAGGATGAGTCATTTGCCTTCCAGGGGGGTGTGGATCTGGTGGCCCTGGGGCCTTGGGGGTTCGTGGTACGTGTGCTGCAGATGCCTGAGATGAGGGTCTGGGGACGGAATGGGGAGGCTCATGGCTCCAGGTGGGTCAGGGCTGTTCTGAGAAACCCAAGGAATCCCTGGGTTTGGGAGTCCGGGGCATCACACAGCTTATGAGTCCTGGAATCCTGCAGCATCCAAGCATTTCGGGTCCTGGGGCTGGCCAAGTGCTCTTCTGGGAATGGATGAGCAGAAGAAGGGGCCtttccttcttcctggtttgcccTCACAGGATGGCCCCTGGAGGCCCCCCTCTTTCCCCATTCTCATggccctccttcctcctctctggcAGGCAGGCACTGTGGCCCCAGGAGGGGTGAGTGGCCCTTCCCCAGCCCAGCTAGGAGCCCCAGCCCTCGGTGGGCAGCAGTCAGTCTCCAATAAGCTTCTGGCATGGAGCGGGGTCCTCGAGTGGCAGGAGGTGAGGGGCCTGAGGGTCCATTGGGCACTTGGGACTCCTGGGGCCATGGGGCTGGGCATGTGGGACTCATGGGTCACATGCATGGGGTTTGCAATGCTGGGTTTGGGGGCATTCCTTGGGCTGGACCCGTGGGATCCGGGACCAGGCCAGGAGCCCCATGGCGCAGTGGGACTTGCGGTACAGAAGAGAGTCCCCATGCAAAGAACCCAGAAAAGCCTAGGATTTGGGGCCCAGAGAAGGGCCCAGGTGATGTAGCACCTGGGGCACAGTGGATTGTGGGATTTAGGGGCCGGGCACGTAGCCCTAACATTTGAGGAATTGAAGGTTTGCTGGTCtggaggaggggccaggggctCATGGGACTTAAACTGGGGAAcatcctgagctttggggccagCAGGCTAGGACATGAGGGCTCAAGGGGACTGAGGCTTATGGCCCTTTTTACTTTGACATGCTCTTTTTCCCCCTCAGAAACCCAAACCTGCCTCAGTGGATGCCAACACCAAGCTGACACGGTCACTGCCCTGCCAGGTCTATGTGAATCATGGCGAGAACCTGTAGGTGACTGTCGGGTGGGGTgcggtggggctggggctggcccCCTCCTCACACCTCTCCTGGCATCACCCCCCCAGGAAGACTGAGCAGTGGCCCCAGAAGCTGATCATGCAGCTCATCCCCCAGCAGCTGCTGGTGAGTGGTGGTGGAGGGCCAGCCCTGCTGCCAGGCAGCCCTCACCCTACTGTCTCTTCCCTGTTCCCTGCCCTACCCCCACTCCCTGCCTCGTGTCCCCACCTCACTTGCCCACACCAACATGCCAGCTGACTTCTGTGTCTCCCGCAGACCACCCTGGGCCCTTTGTTCCGGAACTCAAGGATGGTCCAGTTCCATTTCACCAACAAGGACCTGGAGTCTCTCAAAGGCCTCTACCGCATCATGGGCAATGGCTTCGTGAGTCCAGGGCATTGGGGGCCGAGGGGCATTAACTCTTGTACTGCTTTCTGCTGACCTTTGAAGGGAATCCCAGAGTGCCTGGGCCCATGGAAGCCGTTTTTGATGGTTGGGTGGACTTCATGCCCTTAGGTTCCTCGCCTTTCTTCTAGAGCCTTGACTTTTATTATAATCATCGTATGCACCAGATTGAGGGATATTCCACATTAAAAATGTGAGCTGGATGTGACTGGAGCAGTTAGGAGGAAGCTGTTGATTCTGGCATGGGTTTATGGGATGTGTTGGTTTCCTGTGGCTGCGGTAACACATTACCACAAGCAGAGGggctcaaaacaacagaaatgtgttcgatcccagttctagaggccagaagccCAAGGTCAGGGTGTTGGCAGGACCGCGCTCTCTCTAGAGGCTCGAGGGAAGGCCTCCTCATTGCCTCTTCTAGCCAGTAACCCCAGGCTGCAGGTGGCATCGCTCCAGGGTCTTCCTTGATCCTGTggctgtcttccctctgtgtgtgtctctatgtgGCATTTTCTGTATCTCTGTGTCCCTGTGCTTATAAGGACATCAATCATTTTGGATTAGGCCCCATTTTCCTGATCTCATCTTACTACAACTGCAAAGACCTTCTTTCCAGATAGAGTCTGGAAAAGGTGCTGGAGACTGGAACCTCAGTTTagctttctggttttgttttttgagacagagtttcactcttgtcacccaggctggaatgtagtagtgcaatcttggctcacagcaacttccgtctcccgggttcaagcgattctcctgcctcagcctcccgagtagctgggattacaggcatgtgccactatgcctggctaatttctgtattttttagtagagacagggtttcaccacgttggccaggctggtctcgaacttctgacctcaagtgatctgccgccttggcctcccaaagtgctaggattaccagtgtgagccaccgcacccagcctcagcaTAGCTTTCTGGGAGACACAGTTCACCTTGTAACTCGGGGAAGGAGCAGATCAGTTACTTCTGTGCACCAGGCATTCCTGCACGAAAGAGGACCTTAGGGATCACCTCATGGGATCCTCACAGAACCGTGTGAAGAAGGCATTCCTGAGAGTTAGGAGTGCTTCTGGCTGCAAATAACATAGTTTTCCAAACAAATAGATAATTGGGGGCACTCAGAAAAAATTTTCTCTTATGATTCTGTGAGTCACCTGGGCTCAGTGGCCATCTCGCTTGGGGACTCTCATGGAATTGCCATCAGATGGCAGCTGAGACTCTGGTCGTCTGAAAGCTTGACTGGGCTGGATGTTCAAAATAGGCGCTCCtcataggccgggcgtggtggctcatgcctgtaatcctagaactttgggaggccgaggtgggcggatcacgaggtcaggaagattgagaccatcctgactaacacggtgaaaccccatctctactaaaaatacaaaaaattagccgggcgtggtggcggacgcctgtagtcccagctgctccggaggctgaggcaggagattggcgtgaacccgggaggcggagcttgcagtgagccaagatcgcaccactgcactccagcctgggacagagcgagactccgtctcaaaaaacaaaacaaaacaaacaaaaacagctccTCACACAGCactggctgttggctggggcTTGGCTAGGACCGGCCATCCCAGTGTCTGCACATGGCCTGTCCACATGGCCACACTGTGGCAGCTGAGTTCTGAGAGGACAGGCGTTGTAGGAGCAGGCATTTATTTTTTTGCACAGAACAGGACATCCAGAGGGGGCCAGCTATTGGGGTTGGTTTCATAGGTCTGTGACATCAGGGGCAGGGCCCTGTGGTTCTCTTGACCTCTCCTGTATAGTCACAGGGTAGCTCCCATGGCTCCAGGCATTCCGTATGCCTTCATGAAGGAGGGGAAGGGGGCTGTGTATTTCCCTTTCTTCAAGACAGCAGAGACTTTCTCAGATTCCCGAGCAGGCCTCCCTTTCACCTCCTGGCCCAGACCTAGGCCACTGGGCAGCACCTAGTTGATGGGAGGCTGCTGGGAGCAGATATCCATGACTGTCTGGGGCTGGGACATGTTGCAGCCCCAGGTGGCATTGGGAATGCAGGGGAGGAGGACACTTGGATTTGGATTAGGCAGCTAGCAGTGTCTGTCTCaggcaggaaactgaggctcagagaagtcagcTCACTTGGCCTAGGTCAGCCTCGCCTCCCTCAGGAGCCCCTGCCCTGAATGCTCCATGTGTTACCCccctgatgaccagtgatgtttCCTGGGTGCTTCCTGTGGGCTGAGCCTCGGGCAGGGCTCTTGCTGTGGATCGGACATCCCATAGTCACAGCGACCCTGTGATGTGGGAGCACTCCCCGTGGGGTACACTGGCCGATGCTGAGGcctggaggatctcttgaggcccgGGGTCCGACACCACCATTGATCACAGGCCTGTGGGTACCGACCGCGCTCTGCATCTAAGCCTCTCTGTCACGGCTGTGACTCTCAGCAGCCCTTTAAGGAGGCAGCCGTGGCATTTAATGCCCAAGGAAACTGGGGCATCCCATGAGGAGCAGGTGATGGCCAAAGGTTGAAGAGCTGGGCTCCAGCGCTTTCTCTCCACTTTCCCTCTCAGTGCGCAGCCAGAACCCCAGCTTGCCCTGAGTGCCTCAGTTTCTGTCTCTGGAGCAGCCCACAGCACACCTGTTCTCCTCAACCTTCTATAGCAGAAACCTCACCTCCCCTTGCCCAGGGGGCCTCTAGAATCTTCTCGAGTGGGGAGGGGGTCAGGGCTCCCTCTTTCAGGGCATAAATGGTTCTGAAGAGCTGTTGTCCACCCAGGCGGGCTGCGTGCATTTCCCCCACACGGCGCCCTGTGAGGTGCGTGTGCTCATGCTCCTGTACTCGTCCAAGAAGAAGATTTTCATGGGCCTCATCCCTTATGACCAGAGCGGCTTCGTCAACGGCATCCGGCAGGTCATCACCAACCACAAGCAGGTCCAGCAGCAGAAGCTGGAGCAGCAGCAGCGAGGAGTGAGTGGTCACAGTCCCCAAACCAGCACTGCGACCCCCTCCTGCCCGGGCCCCACATGGCCCCCCGGGATCTCCAGGACCACAGACGCCCACCCTTCTCCCAATACATGGCACCCCTAAGCTAAGTCCCACTCAGATTTTCTTGCAGTCTCTCTCCTTTTTCAGCACCCACATCAAAGCCTTGACACAGAGCTTCCTACTGGGGACCTTGAAGCATACAGCGTCCCTCTCAGACCACTCACCCCCAAAGAGAATGTCCCTATCTCCTTACGAATTCCCCTCAGGGCAcaggtcctcctgcctcagattcaGGACGCCACCACCCTCAGTTACTGACCTGCCCCTCTCTCCTCATGCAGATGGGGGGACAGCAGGCACCCCCAGGGCTGGGGCCCATTCTGGAGGACCAAGCGAGGCCCTCACAGAATTTGGTGAGGACAGGGCTGGCGgagtggggggtgggtgggggaggccCCAGAGGCTGCTCTCTGTGCCTGCAGGAGGGACGTGAGGCCCGTCTCCCTCACCCCTGTGTCTCTTCCCACCAGCTCCAGCTCCGCCCACCGCAGTCCCAGCCTCAGGGTACTGTAGGGGCCTCTGGGGCCACGGGGCAGCCCCAGCCCCAAGGTACTGCCCAGCCCCCCCCAGGTGCCCCCCAAGGCCCTCCTGGAACAGCTTCTGGCCCACCCCCTCCTGGACCCATCCTTCGGCCTCAGAACCCTGGGGCCAACCCCCAGCTGCGAAGCCTCCTCCTCAACCCGCCACCGGTGAGATGTGGGGGTGGGGTAGTGGGAGTTCCAGATCCTGGCCTTGGCGGTTCTGGTCCTGTTGTCTGGGAGGAGGGAGGTTGACTGTGGTCAGTGGGCGTGAATGGAGACCCGCCCAGGGCTTTAGGCAGAAGACAGACCGCCTTCTCTCTGTCCATCCCCTACCTTTGAAGAAAAACTTCCCCTCACCACTAGCTGATGCGATCTCTGAGCAGTGTCTGTGTTGAGAGGTGGAGAGTCTCTATCAGGAGCCTCTGAGCCACTCTCTGTGTTCTCCCAGCCGCAGACCGGGgtgcccccaccccaggcctcccTCCACCACCTCCAGCCACCAGGGGCTCCTGCGCTGCTGCCCCCGCCACACCAGGGCCTGGGGCAGCCCCAGTTGGGGCCCCCACTCCTGCATCCACCACCTGCCCAGTCCTGGCCCGCACAACTTCCCCCGCGGGCTCCACTGCCAGGTAAGGGGACCCGGGGGAGGGCAGAGGTCTGGACTGAGTGTCCCAGCAGCTCCTGGGCTAGAGCACCGAGACCAAGTGCTTCTGGGAAGTCAAGACATAGGATCCAAGAATGAGGGTTCCCCCACGGGCTGCAGAGCTCTGAGGACTCTGGGAAAGTACAGCCCATGGGTCCAAGGACCTAGTGGGTTAAGAGTGTTTCCCATGATCCTCCTGTGTGTGCTCCTGGGATtgctgggaaatgtggtcttAGGGCCAGAGAAGTAGTTTTAGAGAAGGGCTCCCAAAGGCTCATGGGAAACAGCATATTTGTAACTAGATGGGGTTAGAAGGTGCTTCTGTTGGGTCCCCCAAGGGCTGCCTAGAAAACTTAGTGCCTCTGGgccctcctgggcccaagggccTACTGGGAGATGCAGTCCCTTCCCCACTGCCCCTCAGGTCAGATGCTGCTGAGCGGGGGTCCCCGAGGCCCGGTCCCCCAGCCGGGCCTGCAGCCCAGCGTCATGGAGGACGACATCCTCATGGATCTCATCTGAATCCCCAACACCCAATAAAGTTCCTTTTTAACACACGCCCCGGCTCCCGTCACTGACATCCCCCAGGACTGGGCAGGAGGAAACCCCAGGGGGCATCTCTGTCCTTGTTCTCACTTCAGCAGATATCCCTGGGGCCCTGGGTGGGTGACGCCGGGGCCTCCGTGGTGAGTCAGAGGCAGTCTGGTGCAACCTGGTTCGTGGGAGATGCAGGGACAGGCAGGCAGCGCTCAGGACTCAAGCTCTCATGGAGGTGGCGGGGCACCATGGGAGCCTGGAAGAGGTGTCTGAcccagccccagctcctcagTCTTGAAAGAGAATCAGCTGTCAGGCCGggagggaaggaggtgagggGTGATCTGGGTGCAGAGAACAACAGAAACTTTGAATACTCAAAGACAGGAGGAAGCCTGGGATGTTGAGAGGAGCAAATTGATGGATGCTTTTGGAGCATGAGCGTGTAGGGAGCTCATGTGTAGAGAGATGGGCAGGTGCAGAGTTTGAGGAGCTCAGATGCCAAACTGAGCAGCCCGTGGTTTGTCCTGGGGACACAGGAGAACCAGGAGACTTTGAGCGGTGGGGCGGGCTTAGGCCGGCTCTGGATGTCAGAAAGAGCCCTCTCAGCTGTGGAGCGTGATGAGACCAGACAGGAGGCCAGGAAGGGTGAGGCTGGGTGGTGGGGATGCTGGGGACTGGGGTAGAGGTTGGCTTCTGGGGTCAGGCCTACGTGATGGTAGGTGGTGGGGCTCCTGGGAGAAGGAGCTAGTAGTAAGTGTACGTGGTCCAAGGGACGTCCAGGTGACAGGTGCCATTTTGGGAGCTCAGGACGTGTCCTTAGGGGACAGTGTATGTTTGGGGTTCAAGCCACAGAAGCAGACAAGATCGCACATGGAGAGAGGGTGGTCCCTGGGTCCACATCAGAGACTGACCTTCCAGGGCTGTGGACGGGAAGACGGTGGGTCTGTCCCCAGGATGGAATACCCAGCAGGGAACAGGTTTGGGATGTGGCAAGGTGAGGGACCTAAAGGATGGCCTCAGAGACATCCTGAGGGCAGGGGATCCAGACAGGCTTGGAGCGCAGGGCGGTCTCTCCTGGAGGTGGAGAGTGAGTTGTCTGTTGTCGGACTCTGGACCAGTGTTGCTGAGAGCGCGGTCCATGCCTGGACCACCAGCATCCACATCATTTTGGATGCTGGTTAACGTACAGATTCACAGGCCCCACCCCAGGAGAGAGATTGCAATCTGGTGGCCTATGGGCCATGGTGCAGATGAGTTTTGTTTGGCCTTCCCTGTGTTAGCATATGTGGCATTTTTTTCTTGAGTTAGTTATAAAAATCaggttaatacacacacacacacacacacacacacacgcaaaatcTGCAGTCTTGGCATCTTTTGACAAGTCAGAAGAATTGGCACCCCTGGGCCCGCCCTTCTGCCTGGCAACAACGGGCTGGAGCTGCCCCTCTCCATGGGGCGTGTGCTCTCCGGTTCgccacagtccccaccactccctctTGGCTCCCCTGTGAGGCAGAGAGTCACTGCCTTTGTCACGGGGCTTGCACTGTGGTTGTTCTGTGGTAGCATTCAGAGGAAAGTGAAATCTTTCTTGTACTCATGTCTGTATCACAAGCGGCAAAacgaaagagagaaggagagggccGCGTGTTTCGAGAAAAGTGGGAGCGAGCCTATTTCTTTGTGGAAGTGAAGAGCATGCCTATGTGTTTAATATGCAAACAAATCGTGTCTGTGTTGAAAGAATACAACCTGAAACGCCACTACGAATCAAAGCATAGCAAGAGCTACGACCAGTACACAGAGCAGACTCGAGACGCCATCCTCAGCGAACTGAAAAAGGGACTCAAATGTCAGTAGGGTTTGTCTTGAAAAGCGAATTAACAGAAGTGGTGCGGCAGTGGTACGCCGTTCCGGAATCACGTGAGAAGAATGACCTGGGCATTCAGAGCTACAGCAGATGGCGAGTTGATAAAGGAGCAGAGTGACGTGTCCTTTACAGAAACACATGACTGTTGAGACCATTATTTAAGTCTAACGGGCATTTGCGTTGCACAGTGAGTTGGAGATAACTCGGGGGATTTAGAAGTCCAGTTGCTTGAAAGAGTCAAATTGATTGTGGCCTTTTCTTTCGCTGCTCATAAACTATTACCACCCAgttagctttatttatttgtggTGTTAAGAAACTTGATGTGACTGAAGAAGTCTGTGGCATGGTGCCAAGGCGGGCCCAACACTGGGAAaggactcatttttttttttgtatattgagAGAAAAGTTTCACATAGACTGGCCAGAGTTCTGAAGCACAACTACAGACAGCTGTCATGACAGGGGGACTTGACAGGACACCTTGAGCCAAGGTGACAATTTGGCAAGGACACGGAAGTCGGGTCGTTGCATCCATCATCAGGAGTTGACTTGTTCTGAGCAGCTGAACAGAACACACCGTGATGCTCTCGACACTTCCGCTCCTGGGCTTTAGTCACGAGTGAGTTGATGATGACTTGACCTGAGAGATTTCACAGAAGCTCTGTGACTTGGTTGTGGAAGAAATTGAAACTGTACAAGTTAATCAGCTTGGTTCATTTTAAATCAAGCAAAAGCCACAGTGGGTTCCCCTGAGAAGGTTAGTCAAAGACTTCTGGTCAAGGTTATGACCGTTCTGAACACTGAATATTTCTCTGCAAGGATGTCCACAAACAGCTACTTGAACGTAAGATGGTATATGCTTGGTCCTGGCAAAAACGGGGAATCCAccagcaaggaaaaaaaacatttactctttcctATGCCACAGTTGgctttcagaaatgaaagacGTGGCCTGGACTATATTCACCTACGTCCTGGGGTGGAAGACCAAATTCCCCCAAAGGCCCTCGGAATCCAGACTCATGAGAAGGAAGAGACACTGTCCAGTTTGCCTTTGTTGGTAAATGTTTCTTGTGTGAATACAGACCATAAATAGTAATTGAACTATGGTGCAATACGGCGCTGGTTCCTAAATACAAGTCTGTGTGAAGATGGTGAGATTCTACAACTATCTCCAGTAGTTGTCCTGAATATCCATGTTTGGGAGTACCCACGCTTGTGAACAGCTGTTTTCCGTTACGAACCTGAATCAAATTAAACATTGTTCCCAGTTTAAGGATTCAAGGCTGAATTCTAAACTGCCCATCCCCACCGTGCCACCCCAAGGCCTGACACATCTCGGTGTGGAAGGGAAGACGCCAGCCTTTTGGCTTCAACTCAAAGGCGCAAAAAGAATTATGAAagagaattttaataattaaatatttctatttttcaatttgtattttttcaattttgaatttaaaaatataaactccaGTATCATCCATGTTTGTATTATGTTCCATGCATTCACCATAGTTCAGTAAAGATCCGATTTGATGATATTTCTGGCCGTCGACTTTTCTTATACCTGGCTAGTTCACTCATTTATGTGACCCGCCTGGCCCCTGTAGGCATGTGAGTTTCCCATCCCTGCCCTGGAACTGCTGGATCCAGCGGGGGGAGGGCGGGGGTGTGGGAGTCGTGTGAGCAAGCTCTCTAGGCGATCCTCAGGAATGTGCGTGTGGAGCAGGAGGCACTGGTGACAGCGAAGAAGTGAAAGTGGGGGATTTCCCAGGCAGCCTGTGTAGCAGGGGTTTTTGAAAACTCAGATGGCTTCAGGGACCAGGCAGGTGATGAAAATGTGTGAAGCGGACGGGTGTAAGACAACAGGGAATGATGGGGACTGTGGCGAACTTGGAGAGTGCTTGCCCCGCCTAATGGCATTCAAATTGAAACCAAAAACACTGTGAGGACCAAACAAAATCTGCCTGTGGGTCTAATGAGGCCGCCAGGCCGCCATTTTGCGACCTCTGGAAGAAGGAGAAGACTCGAGAACAAGGACAGAACCCCGAGAAAGAGCCACGCGTAAGGTTTGGGCTGGGAGCCAGAAGCCAGGAGGAGAACCAGGCAAGTGTGGTATTCTGGAAGCTGAGTGTTTTTGAGGAGGGAGCGATCGACTCTGTCAGAAGCCGCTGAGAGGAGCAGGAAGCAGCCTTCGGTGTTTCCACCAGGGTGGCCACGTCCCCCGGCAAGGGAAACGCAGGTTTGGATCAGAAACAAATTGGTTAAAAGGAAAGGTTTCCAGTCGCCAGTTTGGCCATCTCATGCCAGTGGCGCCCTCTTGACCTTAACACTCAATTAGAGGAACCAGAGGGATTGTCGTGGCCTAATCACACTTGTTTATTGGAGTGAACCGGGGCTTGCTTATTAATAGTAGCAGACCTGTTAGGGGTGAAAGAAAATGCCCACCCACCAGCTCCAAAGAAGAATTAGGAGAAAAAGGACACCTTCTCAAAAGGGGTATTAAGAATGTATTTGTTTCAAGGTACACAAAACACTAACACATATTTTCTCACCAtcttggcatttaaaaaaaaattaacttttaaaatgtattgagttACACATACTAGAACAGTTTCCTAAAATGAAAAGGCACTGAAATGTGTGGAATAAAAAGGAGgcccaggccgggcacagtggttcacgcctgtaatcccagcactttgggaggccgaggcgggtggatcacctgagattgggagttcaagaccagcctgaccaacatggtgaaaccctgtctttactaaaaatacaaaattagctggccatggtggcacatacctgtagtcccagctacttgggaggctgaggcaggagaatcgcttgaactcgggaggcggaggttgtagtgagccgagattgcaccattgcactccagcctgggcaacaagagcaaaactccttctcagaaaaaagAGAGGAGGCCCAAGGAGTGAGGCCAGATCTAGACACATGGGACTCACCTCCCCATTTCATAGGCCAGGTAACAATAAGGCCTAAGAACTTCATGTGCACCTTAGAGCCAGCCAACACCAACGGAGCAAATCTTTTGGGAAAGTTTTTCTCTGAATGCAAGGTTCTCCTAAGGCAAGAAATAGTGAAAACCCTA is a genomic window containing:
- the MED25 gene encoding mediator of RNA polymerase II transcription subunit 25 isoform X11; this encodes MVVLLLRRTSGETMEGPSTASWCSTQWTALPSPMYNVTLPPAAPMSLSPGSMALSELFPHLGFMGGGGESCSLIAEGLSTALQLFDDFKKMREQIGQTHRVCLLICNSPPYLLPAVESTTYSGCTTENLVQQIGERGIHFSIVSPRKLPALRLLFEKAAPPALLEPLQPPTDVSQDPRHMVLVRGLVLPVGGGSAPGPLQPKQPVPLPPAAPSGATLSAAPQQPLPPVPPQYQVPGNLSAAQVAAQNAVEAAKNQKAGLGPRFSPITPLQQAAPGVGPPFSQAPAPQLPPGPPGAPKPPPASQPSLVSTVAPGSGLAPTAQPGAPSMAGTVAPGGVSGPSPAQLGAPALGGQQSVSNKLLAWSGVLEWQEKPKPASVDANTKLTRSLPCQVYVNHGENLKTEQWPQKLIMQLIPQQLLTTLGPLFRNSRMVQFHFTNKDLESLKGLYRIMGNGFAGCVHFPHTAPCEVRVLMLLYSSKKKIFMGLIPYDQSGFVNGIRQVITNHKQVQQQKLEQQQRGMGGQQAPPGLGPILEDQARPSQNLLQLRPPQSQPQGTVGASGATGQPQPQGTAQPPPGAPQGPPGTASGPPPPGPILRPQNPGANPQLRSLLLNPPPPQTGVPPPQASLHHLQPPGAPALLPPPHQGLGQPQLGPPLLHPPPAQSWPAQLPPRAPLPAAKRKREGEGRVFREKWERAYFFVEVKSMPMCLICKQIVSVLKEYNLKRHYESKHSKSYDQYTEQTRDAILSELKKGLKCQ
- the MED25 gene encoding mediator of RNA polymerase II transcription subunit 25 isoform X1 → MVPGSEGPARAGGLVADVVFVIEGTANLGPYFEGLRKHYLLPAIEYFNGGPPAETDFGGDYGGTQYSLVVFNTVDCAPESYVQCHAPTSSAYEFVTWLDGIKFMGGGGESCSLIAEGLSTALQLFDDFKKMREQIGQTHRVCLLICNSPPYLLPAVESTTYSGCTTENLVQQIGERGIHFSIVSPRKLPALRLLFEKAAPPALLEPLQPPTDVSQDPRHMVLVRGLVLPVGGGSAPGPLQPKQPVPLPPAAPSGATLSAAPQQPLPPVPPQYQVPGNLSAAQVAAQNAVEAAKNQKAGLGPRFSPITPLQQAAPGVGPPFSQAPAPQLPPGPPGAPKPPPASQPSLVSTVAPGSGLAPTAQPGAPSMAGTVAPGGVSGPSPAQLGAPALGGQQSVSNKLLAWSGVLEWQEKPKPASVDANTKLTRSLPCQVYVNHGENLKTEQWPQKLIMQLIPQQLLTTLGPLFRNSRMVQFHFTNKDLESLKGLYRIMGNGFLLSTQAGCVHFPHTAPCEVRVLMLLYSSKKKIFMGLIPYDQSGFVNGIRQVITNHKQVQQQKLEQQQRGMGGQQAPPGLGPILEDQARPSQNLLQLRPPQSQPQGTVGASGATGQPQPQGTAQPPPGAPQGPPGTASGPPPPGPILRPQNPGANPQLRSLLLNPPPPQTGVPPPQASLHHLQPPGAPALLPPPHQGLGQPQLGPPLLHPPPAQSWPAQLPPRAPLPAAKRKREGEGRVFREKWERAYFFVEVKSMPMCLICKQIVSVLKEYNLKRHYESKHSKSYDQYTEQTRDAILSELKKGLKCQ
- the MED25 gene encoding mediator of RNA polymerase II transcription subunit 25 isoform X2; translated protein: MVPGSEGPARAGGLVADVVFVIEGTANLGPYFEGLRKHYLLPAIEYFNGGPPAETDFGGDYGGTQYSLVVFNTVDCAPESYVQCHAPTSSAYEFVTWLDGIKFMGGGGESCSLIAEGLSTALQLFDDFKKMREQIGQTHRVCLLICNSPPYLLPAVESTTYSGCTTENLVQQIGERGIHFSIVSPRKLPALRLLFEKAAPPALLEPLQPPTDVSQDPRHMVLVRGLVLPVGGGSAPGPLQPKQPVPLPPAAPSGATLSAAPQQPLPPVPPQYQVPGNLSAAQVAAQNAVEAAKNQKAGLGPRFSPITPLQQAAPGVGPPFSQAPAPQLPPGPPGAPKPPPASQPSLVSTVAPGSGLAPTAQPGAPSMAGTVAPGGVSGPSPAQLGAPALGGQQSVSNKLLAWSGVLEWQEKPKPASVDANTKLTRSLPCQVYVNHGENLKTEQWPQKLIMQLIPQQLLTTLGPLFRNSRMVQFHFTNKDLESLKGLYRIMGNGFAGCVHFPHTAPCEVRVLMLLYSSKKKIFMGLIPYDQSGFVNGIRQVITNHKQVQQQKLEQQQRGMGGQQAPPGLGPILEDQARPSQNLLQLRPPQSQPQGTVGASGATGQPQPQGTAQPPPGAPQGPPGTASGPPPPGPILRPQNPGANPQLRSLLLNPPPPQTGVPPPQASLHHLQPPGAPALLPPPHQGLGQPQLGPPLLHPPPAQSWPAQLPPRAPLPAAKRKREGEGRVFREKWERAYFFVEVKSMPMCLICKQIVSVLKEYNLKRHYESKHSKSYDQYTEQTRDAILSELKKGLKCQ